The genomic segment GGACCATGAAAGAGTTTGTAGAATTCGTAGCTAAAAGTTTGGTAGACAGTCCAGATGAAGTTGAGGTCAATCAAGTAGATAGTGAACGGGTGACAATCTTCGAGTTGAAAGTGGCTAAGGAAGACATTGGCAAGGTAATCGGTCGTCAAGGTCGTACTGCCAAAGCCTTCCGGACCTTATTGGCTGCTATTTCAGCTAAGGCCGGTACCAACCGAGCCATGCTTGAGATCATAGAATAGGGCAAATGCAATTAGCTGAGGCGAATAGAACTGCTATTGGAGTGGTTCGGAAACCTCATGGCGTTCGAGGGGGACTCAAGGTGACCCTCTACAGTATCGACCTTGATGCGCTCCAGAAGTTGGAGCAGCTTTTTGTTAATACGGGTAATAATTGGCAACCGCTTTCATTGAAAAGTTGTCAAGGCTACGATGATTTTGCCATCCTGAGTTTCAATGAGATCAGTGATCGAACCCAGGCTGAGAACTATCGCGAACTCGAGCTATTCACCGAACGGGAAGCATTACCGGAACTGGATGAAGACGAGTTCTATCTGGATGACCTTGTAGGATGCAGCGTTATGGATGAGCAGGGACGCTCGCTGGGAAAGGTAGTTGACATTTTGACCCCGGCTTCCCATGAAGTTTTGGTCATTCATCACGGTGATAAAGAAATTCTGGTACCTCTGGTTGATAAGTGGGTGACAGATATTGATATTAAAAATTCACGTATCCAGATCAATAGCGTTGAGGTTCTCTCGTGATCATTGATGTGATCACTACCTTCCCTGATACAGTGCGAGCCTTTCAGGAAATGGGTATCGTTGGAAGAGCCTTCGACAATGGTTTGGCTGAGCTAAAATGCTGGGACATGCGTGATTTCGCTGATGACACCTACAAGCATATCGATGATGTGCCGTATGGTGGTGGTCCAGGGATGATCATCAAA from the Candidatus Neomarinimicrobiota bacterium genome contains:
- a CDS encoding KH domain-containing protein; the protein is MKEFVEFVAKSLVDSPDEVEVNQVDSERVTIFELKVAKEDIGKVIGRQGRTAKAFRTLLAAISAKAGTNRAMLEIIE
- the rimM gene encoding ribosome maturation factor RimM (Essential for efficient processing of 16S rRNA), producing the protein MQLAEANRTAIGVVRKPHGVRGGLKVTLYSIDLDALQKLEQLFVNTGNNWQPLSLKSCQGYDDFAILSFNEISDRTQAENYRELELFTEREALPELDEDEFYLDDLVGCSVMDEQGRSLGKVVDILTPASHEVLVIHHGDKEILVPLVDKWVTDIDIKNSRIQINSVEVLS